In Corvus cornix cornix isolate S_Up_H32 chromosome 9, ASM73873v5, whole genome shotgun sequence, the genomic stretch GCACTGAACCCCGGTACCCCCATTTCCCCGCACCCCCGAGCCCTCTGGCCTGCAGCCCACCGTAGCCCATCacccccaacccctccctctGTCCTGAACCCACCACCCCCCCATCATTCCAACCTCTTTGCCCTGGAAAccaccacagcccagcacccccagacCCTACTCTGCCCTGGAACCCACTGCACCCATCACCCCTGATCCCATTACCACGACCCCAGCCATCCCCAAACTCTGCCCCAGAATCCACCACAGGAATTCAGGAATTCCTTCAGGGAGAGGAAAACCGTTCCGCTCAGGAAccaaagtaaagaaataaataagaaataattgtttctacctatatatttatttacgtaattatttaattaataccATAAAAcgaacaaataaataaacatgataaataatataaataatacatgttttacaatgctttttttggaaaacaagaGTGCACAAACCCTTCCCAACCCAGATCCAACCAGCCATCACTGCGTGTGATCCCATTGTCAGAAGGGCTCCAGGAGAAGCCAAGCCAGTGCTGGACACTCCGGCCACGAGCTGTGCACGGTCTCAGCCCGCTGGTAGAaggctcctgcagcctctggggCTCTGCTGAAGGGTGTCCTCAGGTCACCAGGAGCTGGTGTCACCACCTGCCTGCAGGTTAAgtgacatttttctctctccttttgagAATAAAAGCCTAATCCTCACAGAAGCGCATCCAGGATACGACTGGAGACCGAAATAAGCTGCAGAATAATCCTGGCTGGTTGGGCAACAAGTGGAACAGAGCGTTGTGTCCAGGGCCAGGCGTCCCTTCCTGTGCTTGGGGGGGTGAAGGGCAGTAATCTGAATTCCCCAGATTTTAAGGCAATTAAGGACACTTCAACCACCGCTCCccctgctgctccatcccactGCCAGTCTTCCCTGGCATACGGAGATGGATGGAGTAGGAATAGCGGTGACGGGTGCTCGATGCCATGCCTACAGCAAAAATAGATGTGGTTGGGTTGCGATGATGCAAAGCCAGAAGAATCCTTCTCCTCCGATTTCTCCGGCTTTGCTTTCAGCATGGCTCCTGCCCGGCTGTCATTTGTCACCAGTGCTCACAACTCCTCCATCCCCAGCACATTTTTTGGGGTGATTTTAGGCTGAAACGGGTTGATAAAGTCGTTTTTAAAGATCTTCCCCTTGTTCAGGTCATTCCTGCCTCCTCAGGGATGAGCTATCGACAGGAatggggcagggagctgctggttcaTTGTGTGAGGTCGCTGCAACTGGGAAGCAGTGGGAGAAACACGAGATTTTGGGATTAATTAGTGCCCATGGGATGCAATACTCATTTACTGCTCCTCAATCCAGTCTTCTGACAGAGCTGGATGTAATAGAGGAGTCTCCTACAGTTACCTGCATGAGCTCATCCCTCCTGCCCCTGATTTTTGGCTTTGCAGAAAGTGCTCAACAAACTTCTGCAGAAGCTTTCCCAGCCCTACAGAGCTGATACTGTTTCCCAGTTTTGGTGGATCTGTCTTGGTCCAGATGTGATGCTCAAGGGAAGTCTGTGCTTTGGGGAGGAAGATTTCAGAGCACTGGTACAAAACAGCTGGAGAGGCAGCAACCACACGGAAAAAATGGTCCTAAAACTGGTGCACGAtccagcaggaaagggaaaatatcttCCAAGGGCAGCCTTGTAGGCAAGATCATTCCTCCCTGGAAAGAGATGCTGGCATGGAATGAGTCTGGAATGCGGCAGCAGGGGTGATAAAATGAGCAAAAGGCCATGAGAGGTTGAAGGAGAGTTTGTTTAGTCTGGAAAAGGACAGGATAACCTGCTGTGTGCGAAGGGCTGCCTTGAAAAAACAGGacaaactaggaaaaaaacGGAGTGTTTGGTTGATTGGATAGAGGAGGAgatgctgctcctcagctggagGTTTTGCGAGGAGGTTGGGCAAACATCTGGGACTACCAAATCCACGTTGGTGCCGGCCTGGGGGAGGTTCCTGAGTCTCCTGCAAGCTCAGGACAAACAGCCTGGCCCACAGCTCCATTTTGTCCCGAGCCTTTGGTAAGCCTGTCTTGGAGCAGGCAGTTGGGATCCACGAGGTTTCATCACCCTGTTCTGGCAGACTGGTGTTACTGGGACTTGCACTCAGGGCACTGTTTGGGCTCCTGCTAATggagcaggctggagcacctgTGTTGGGATCTCTCCTTGGATCCCACATCCCCAGAGGGTGTTGGGAACAGGACAGAGAAGGGACagcagggggagggaggatCCTGCCTTGAGCCAGCGTGGGTGTGGAGGCTCCAGAAGTTACCCCAGGAAGTTGCAGTAATCcagtgggaaaaggaggaacCTGCCTCACCTCTCTGCCCTGCAAGTTTTCCCTGAATCCTTAAGGATATTTTTCACTATTCACCATGCAGAGAATCTCAGCAGAGCTTCATCCCACCCCGGCACTGTCGGGATTGGGAACAAGGTGGGAacacagctgctccttgctcCATGGGGACCCACCTCTGGGTGCAGAGACTGCACAGGGGAGGCGGTGCCAAAACAAACCCTGTCCTAAAAATGAACCCATTTCCTTCACGAAAGGACTCTGTCTGTTCTCCTTTGTTCTCCCGAGCGTGTGGCAGAGGTGACTCTGTGCCACGATGCAGCAGAGTGGGATTGGGACatgctgctggagcagatccCACCTGCCCCTCACCACTCTGAGCAAGGCACgaggcagctccaggctgggcagatCCCAAATGTCCCTCATATGGTGGTGATGAACCGTCTGAAATGTGGGTTGTGGCTTTTAGAAACCTCCCAGAGAGAGAATGGTGCAGCTACTGAGGAGGTAAGGGAAGAGCTGGCATGGAAGCAGCCCACCTTGGGAGGTGGGATTATCcctcaggaagagcagagctgagaaaataattcaCCATTTGGTTTCAATCGTTTTGCTCACCCTTTGCTGCGACATGAGTGAAAATTAGGTTTCGGAAGCTTCCAAGCCTGTAACAGTTGGAAATGCCAAGGTGGAGGCACTGGCATGGCTGGATAATTAAATTAGTGCCTGTGTTAATTACACCTGCACTGGGGCCGAGCACGAGCGAGACATTAACGATGGGAACGGTGGACAGGCACCAGTAGCTCCTTCCCAACAGGCTCCAAGTTTTGCTGACTCTCCCAAGGTGACGTCAATGCTATGGATCTCTGGGAACAAAGTGTGGAGCAAAGGGCAGCTGCCAGAGATGGGCACTAAGGAGGGTCCAAGCAGGAAATTGAAAGGATCAGCTTCTCCGCGCTCCAAAGCAGCTCATGGAATTCCATGAAGAGCAGAGAGCTACTGTGCAAGGGGTGCCTGGATGTACTGAACTGATACTGCCCCGATACTGCGCAGCTCCGAGCTCCACAATCCCTCCAGGGCCCCTCCTCATGCCCAGGGAAacccaggagatgctgcagggacaggagcatcTCCTATACAGAGAGAGACCCAAACTGCCCCAGAGGAAATTGCACCTGCACATGTGGGGAGAGACCAGCGGCACAAACAGCTCCCggtttcctttttcccccccatgtGCTTCCAAAGTTTTTATTTGTCCTCTGCTGACGGGAAAGCAGGTCAGGAAAGGGCACAGCCTGCCACATCCAGCCAGCAGATGCTGCTTTGGTGGAGAATTCCTCACTGCCCTAGTGGGATCCATGCTGGGGGTTAGGGTATGCTCCCCACTCCCATGGGTAATTCCTGCCTcactgctgccccagcaccagGCCAGGCAGCTGGGGGTTCCAGCACACCACACCCCACAGCAGCCGGTCAGCCGTGCCACAGGGCAACACTACACCCTGGGAGCATCAGAGCCCGGGCTGTTCCTGGACAGAGCGCCCTTGGAATgattcagcagcaggaaatgctgGACAACAGGctctccccacagcagagctccagcagctgcttccacaaaccccaggagcagctttaaCGGGGATTGGGGGGTGCACCTCAGCAAGCTGCCTCTCATGGACAACACCCATTGCCTCTGGCACCCTTGGCGGAATTTTCACCTGCATCTGAGCCCTACCAGCACCCCATGTCCTCACAAtgacattgaggggctggagcacatccagggaagggaatggagctgggaaggggctggagccccaggagctgctgagggagctgggaaaggggctcaggctggagcaaaggaggctcaggggggaccttgtggctctgcacaagtccctgacaggagggggcagccggggggatcgggctctgctcgcagggaacagggacaggaggagagggaacggcctcaggctgggccaggggaggctcaggtgggacatcaggaaggatttcttcagGGACAGGGgggtcaggcattggaaggagctgctgagggaggtggtggagtccccattcctgcagggatttaaaagccctgtgaatgtggctcttggggacacgggtcagtggtggccttggcagtgctggggaatgctTGGACTCCATCTTAGAGGGCTTTCCCAAATGAAATGATTCCGTGATGCACCATGGCCTCCAATGCTCACACTGAGCATGGACCTGGCACAGGGATTTGGGACACTCTCAGCACAGGAGCCATGTGACACATTCCAAAAAATGTGTCACCACGAGCAACCAACTCAGCCCTGAATGGGCTGTTACTGCTcagacaattaaaaataattactgccATGGTCCTGTTGACCACTCTGGACAGTAGAAACAGGGAAGTTTTAACAAACACCTGGATAATTTGTAAATCCCTGAGacatctgctgtgctgctgttgggCACCTCCTCTCCAGAAAGCTGAAGCCCTGTTCCCTCAGTCCCTTCCTTTGCATGACGACACCATTCCTCAAACTTTTCTCCCTACATCCACAGAAATCATCAGTTTTGAGTCTAgaaatttccattatttccaCAAAACCCCACATTCTCACCACAAACCAATGTGGAAAGCTCCTCCAacacaagattaaaaaataactggCTCACGGATCCAAGAGCACAAATTCACTACGTGGTATGACAGATACACCATGAAGCGTTGGcccaaaatcttttaaatacaagAGGCAACAGCTGAACACCCAAATGAGGGATTCAGTGCTGATTTCACAAGTGAGAAATAGACTTAAGAAGCACCTCAAGTGCAATTTACTTGTGGGACACCCAAAGACTGGTTCTTCCTGGAAGGAATGGACAGCACTTGCCCTGGGATTACttcagtgtttttgttttcttggcaaaaaaagtaggaaaagaaaaaaacaaacttctttttattttattttctcactttcGGAAAGCATTTTACACAGGTTTGGATCTTGGGAATAACTTGGAATCAGTAGAAAAAACTAACTGAACAGTTTTTGTCTTTACAATAGAAACCTTTCAGGAGTCAAAATGGAGactaaaaaaatacatgcaaaacaTACTCCTTTCAAAACACAACTGGAAACAAAGCACCAAACTACACAAATATGCAGAATGAAACAGCATTGAACACCACAGAAGTTGTCTTCATAAAAGGTGTAAAAGTCACCTAATTCACTAGGCACTGTCACTTGGTTAAACAGaagagacaataaaaaaatattgtccaCAAACTTGCAATTTCAACTCAAAGGCTGTAGATAGAAATTCCTCTATGTGTCATGCTTTAATAGCGACCTGAAAGACAAAAACCCAACAGTCAAACTTCAAGGATTGAGAGATTCCTGACTAAACCCACTGCCTATCTTCAACCCTGCACCAAATCTGAGCCTGATGTCCTAGAGGTAACCAAACTCCCAAACTCCTTTGTTAACAGAGTTCTGGAGGAAGAGACAGGATCTCAGACTCAAAACAAGGGCTGTTATATCACTTGTTTTTTCCAAACTAAGTATCTGCTCTGTCCTCAAGGCTGCCAGTTGTTCAATGAAGCATTGAAGGAACTGTGGCTCAATAAAATATCCACACCAAAGTCAATCTTAGTGGACAAAGAAGCTCAAAAGAAGTTCAGGGAATGGGGAACTTACTTTGGAGAGGTGAACTCTGTGATTGGGGCAGGCCCAgttaaggccaggttggatggggcttggagcaagctggtctatggaaggtgtccctgcccagggcacagggtggaatgggatgagctttaaggtccctcccaacccaaaccattctgtaagTCCACGACTACTTACGAGGTGAGTAGGATCGGGATCTGGACCGGGATCTGTAGCCCCCTCGGCTGTAGTATGGCGATGGTGACCTCCTCCTGTGACAGGGGTGACACAAACAATCCCTTTGTTAAAACCTGCACAGGTGAGTGGCAGCAGCTTTATGTGGCTCCCTCTAACCCCATCCTGCTCTCAGGAATGCACTTGGGAAAGTGAACAAGCATGGAAGACCTGATCAACATTTCTACAGGGTAACAAAGCAAAGATCTGAATTCTGTTTTTTGTTACCAGGTTTTGTTACCAGTATTATTTTTGACTAATACAAGCTCTTGCACTCACAATCTGCTCTCATGTGAATTTAGTCTGAAGCCAGGAGCATCCCACACAAGCAGGGTAAACCAAATCCACCTTCACttttaaactgaattatttGTCCAAGGTGAAGATTCCCTTGACTTGCAGTCAGTGCTACAGCCAGGTACCCCCAAAGCCCTCCAATCCAGGCACCCCCAAGTTTTGTGCTCCCTTGCCTTGTTCCACTGAGTACACACCTGTAAAACTGATCCCTGTCCTGAACAGCTCTCCAGCCTCCTCCGCcgccaccacctcctcctctgtgaaaacaaaacaaaagcagagcgACTtttaggaatttaaaaaataaacaaaaagttcactgtacaaaaaaaccccatcatcaGAGTAAGAAAATGATGGGAAGAAAAGACAACATTAGTTCCTACACTGGATGATGCTGAATTACTTCatttaatattgatttttaaacacTTATCTACTCAAGGAGAACCTTCTGACTTAATATTTTCAAGTAGCAAAATCAACTCACTgtcatgaggaaaaatattgatTCCAAGGTGGAAGCAGGGAAAACCCTCCCAACCCTGACATTTTAACACTTTAGAGTCTCATTTAAACAAGAACTGTGATGTAACTTCttacagagaacagaaacaacATCTTACAGCATTAATATTGACTGGTTGGACTGAATCCTCAGATTCAGATCAGCAAAGCTTTACCAGGAGACTAAATCAAGTTTAAAGTCTTCTGCAGTTGTTTTTGGGGGACTGCTTTTTTTAGAGGTTATTCCTTCATTTACAGACACTTTTTCAGGCAAAATTAAGCCTCCCACAGCAACAAGGAGAAATTGAAGTTTTACCAGGACAATTCCCATCTGACACTGCATTTCCCTTAAGGCTTTATTTTCACAGAGGGCTGGGAATGCAAAGGAATTGTTACCAATGGAATTTTTAGGGTGGAGTATGCAATGCTCCACTGCATCTTGAACAATTCcaacttttccttcctcaggGAAGCACTCACAACATACCAACAACTTCCCTCTCCCTCAACCAACCAGTGTctgcaggaggggaaaggagcagaCCATGACATTTTTCAAGTAGCCACACACAAGTCATTTGTGGCTCCATAATtattcacagaatcccagaacggtttgggttggaagggaccttaaacaccAGCCAGGGGcacccctgccacaggcagggacacctcccactagagCAGGTCACTCTCACAGGCTCTCTCCTGACCCAATCACCCAATCCACAAACCCCTGTCAGAATGAAAAGGCACCACTTAAGCACTGAAGACTTGGGCCCATAACTTTAACACAGAATTCTGCAATTGCAGGAACGTTTGGTagtgaagacagaaaaaaaatcaactcttATCTTTGTGTTCAATTTAACAGTGTCCCAGAAATTGTGAGGATTTTGCAGGGGACAAGGATTtgctggaaaatgcaggaaacaaaTTTCTCTATCACCAAAACCAACTGCACCCCCAACCTTGTTTACACACACAACCAACCTGACAGGGGGTGTTAAAAAAGCCTCTTAAAGCAGATGTCCAATACAGAACAGGTCATGCTCCAATCCCCAATTCCTTATTTTTGGCAACATTTGAGGTGCCATCATTATCAGCAGGAGATACTGGGGACCACTGAAATGTCCCACTTTTTGTCTACTACACTGTGCACAAAACATACCAACTCAAATATTAATCTGCACCATTTCAGTACTAAAGGATGAACCAACTGAAGATTCTAAAATGAGAATACAAAGAacactttgtttttcaaaacttaGTGCagattcagaaaacattttggacTAAGACAGGTCACAGGTTAAACCAATCCAACCAATTTGATTTGTACTGAGCAGTCGTTTTGGTGAACATTTCACAGGAAGATTCCAGAATGACAGCGAGTGCAACAATATTCTGGAATAGTTATGTAGGAGGAACTTGCACAGGTAGGTGAGAGAGCAGAGTTTAAAAAGCAATCAAATATTCCAAAGATGCTCACCTGTATGACCTGCTGTAATAGTCACGGTCATCGTAGCCTCTGTCATACCCTCTGTCATAGTAATCTCGTCGCCGTGAGCTGCCGCTGCAAGGAGTGAAGAGAATTGCACTTGCTAAGATACAAAACATTAACTTTGTCTGCAGTCTGTTAAATTCACACTATTTAAGCTGGGTTATACTATTACTTCCCATCCTCACAGCTGGACGACTGAGCACTCCTGTTTTCCCACCAGTTCAGGTGGGAacagaaatacttaaataattgctttttaaatgcttgaACTCTCAGTTATTTTCCTCAACCTCTATAAACCTCCACCTTTTGGTATTACAGGCACATGAGGAATTCCCTTCTGAGACAAGTCTTCATTCACTTTTAACTCTGAAAATGCTTCCCCCTTCAATCAACTTTCTGATTAAAAAACACATCATCACCATAACCACCAGTAAGCTTAAAAGTCTTGGGAAATGAACTGGGGAATGACTTGGGAAAACAATTTACACACTGGTAACTGGGAGTCAGAAGTGTAGTGTGTGAACACAGTAAACTGCTAATCCCAAATATTAACTGAGCCACACACCAGTGTTTGTTCATTCATTCTTGAAAACCTGAGCTTGCAAAGGACATGAATATTTGAAGGTACATAGGAAAATTACTTAAACTAATTTGTAAATTGTCAAAGTATCTTCTTGGTGACGTATGCATTACTACTGATGCTCATGGGTAGTGTTTTCAgtgtccagcacagcagccataAACAAGGAAACACAACTTGTGCATTAATGCAAAAGCCCAAGAAACCAGGAAAACCACCCAAAATCAGGTCTCTCAGAGGGGACACAGGAGTTTTTACAGAACAGTGAATCCTATTCTGTACTGGtctggggaggggaaaacacAACCAAAACCGCAGATAAAACTTACTAAGTGGGTCGTCCCATATAGATTCCAGGGGTAGGTGTGTGAGGTCTTTTTGTTATGGAAAAGTCTACCCGAATCCTTCTTCCATCCAACTCCATTCCATTGGCACGTTCCTTTGCCTAAGGAGTGATAGAAGAACATTAGCTGTAGCTATGAACTTAAGCAACAACACAAACTTCTAACCACTGCTTTAAGCGTTAAAATGTCCTAAAATGGCTCAGTTTGGAGGCAGCGAATCTAATTTTTAAGATACTCTACGCCAGCTGGACTTAAGTGCCAGTAACCACTAAAAAACGTGACTTCTGTGGCACTAAAATCCTGGAAGGAACATCACTGAGcaatttttccagctctgacaTGATTAAGAGCAACCTTTGAATATGCTGATGCAGGGAGATGTAACTACTCCACCACAGAACATAAAGCATTTACAAGTTATAAGAACACCACTAAGGTATTCAAATACATCCTTCAAGCTACCATAACCTTGAATATAATATCAGAGccataaataaaaagtaaaaaacccagaacggttgtgttttggggtttttttgtctgccAAGTAGCAGGACCTACACCCCAAGCTCCAACCCAATGGGGAAGCCTTCACGCCAGATGTGAAAAAGACTGGACTTTCAGGAGTGGAGTTTATGCAGAATATAAGCCTTGTTCCAGCCCATAAAGGGCAGCTCTACAAGGACTGGCGTGAGTGTAGGATTCTCTGCTGGGTGACTACACAATTCCCCATTCATTCTGCAGCACTTCTAAGCCCAAATTCCATGATTATGAGATTCCAAGTATTTTTCAGGCTGTGAGTTTCCCCTGGCCATACCCTGTGACGAAACATACACCCCAGGATCTCAGAGCCCAGCAAACATGGCACACACTGTGCACCCCAACCTACTTCCTTGGCATCCTCGACGTTCTCGAAGTAGACGAACGCGAACCCTCGGGAACGCCGCGACTGCTGATCGTACACGATGGAAACGTCGGCAATGGGCCCATACTTGGAGAAAACCTCTCGCAGGTCTCGTTCTGTAGTGTACAGGCTCAGCCCAAACACTCCTAGACAACAGTTTGGGTCAGGATTTGCCTAAAGGAAGGGACACGGGCAGATGTTAGAATGAAATTGGGTTTATTTGCAGTGCAAGGTATTTCTCAAGTTGTGACTGTCAGAGCTTCAAGATGAACAACAACAAAGGTAGGGCTGAGATTTGGGTCATGCACTAATAGATAGTAATAAATTCAACCTACAGAACATAAGCCTTTCACAAAACCCCTTTGTGTTTCTCACAAAACAGAGACTGATTCCAGGATGCATCCAGGACCGTGACTCATCCCTCACACACGTACCCTGTTTCCAATGTGACGTCTCCGAGTAGACATGGGGGAATGGCTGTGACTGTGCCGTCGCCTGTAGTCCCGACTGTACGACCTACTTCTGGATCTCCTGTGGGAGCGGGACCGGGAGCGGGACCTGGTGTAGTGTCTGCGGGAACTCCTCCTCGATCTAGACCTGAGCGAAAGACGAGAAAGTACAGCGCTGGGCTTGTTTGGGTGTTTACCATTTCAAAAATCCA encodes the following:
- the TRA2B gene encoding transformer-2 protein homolog beta isoform X1; amino-acid sequence: MSDSGEQNYGERESRSASRSGSAHGSGKSGRHTPARSRSKEDSRRSRSKSRSRSESRSRSRRSSRRHYTRSRSRSRSHRRSRSRSYSRDYRRRHSHSHSPMSTRRRHIGNRANPDPNCCLGVFGLSLYTTERDLREVFSKYGPIADVSIVYDQQSRRSRGFAFVYFENVEDAKEAKERANGMELDGRRIRVDFSITKRPHTPTPGIYMGRPTYGSSRRRDYYDRGYDRGYDDRDYYSRSYRGGGGGGGGGWRAVQDRDQFYRRRSPSPYYSRGGYRSRSRSRSYSPRRY
- the TRA2B gene encoding transformer-2 protein homolog beta isoform X2; amino-acid sequence: MSDSGEQNYGERESRSASRSGSAHGSGKSGRHTPARSRSKEDSRRSRSKSRSRSESRSRSRRSSRRHYTRSRSRSRSHRRSRSRSYSRDYRRRHSHSHSPMSTRRRHIGNRANPDPNCCLGVFGLSLYTTERDLREVFSKYGPIADVSIVYDQQSRRSRGFAFVYFENVEDAKEAKERANGMELDGRRIRVDFSITKRPHTPTPGIYMGRPTYGSSRRRDYYDRGYDRGYDDRDYYSRSYRGGGGGGGGGWRAVQDRDQFYRRRSPSPYYSRGGYRSRSRSRSYSPRK